A portion of the Chelmon rostratus isolate fCheRos1 chromosome 15, fCheRos1.pri, whole genome shotgun sequence genome contains these proteins:
- the LOC121618376 gene encoding ADP-ribosylation factor 6 yields the protein MGKVLSKIFGNKEMRILMLGLDAAGKTTILYKLKLGQSVTTIPTVGFNVETVTYKNVKFNVWDVGGQDKIRPLWRHYYTGTQGLIFVVDCADRDRIDEARQELHRIINDREMRDAIILIFANKQDLPDAMKPHEIQEKLGLTRIRDRNWYVQPSCATTGDGLYEGLTWLTSNYKS from the coding sequence ATGGGGAAAGTGCTCTCTAAAATATTTGGCAACAAGGAGATGAGAATATTAATGCTCGGACTTGATGCTGCTGGAAAGACAACAATCCTTTACAAACTGAAACTGGGACAGTCTGTCACCACGATCCCCACAGTCGGCTTCAATGTGGAGACTGTCACCTACAAAAATGTCAAGTTCAACGTCTGGGATGTTGGAGGCCAAGATAAGATTCGTCCTCTGTGGCGACACTACTACACAGGCACCCAGGGGTTAATTTTCGTGGTGGATTGCGCGGACAGGGATCGCATCGACGAGGCAAGGCAGGAACTTCACCGCATCATCAATGACCGGGAGATGAGGGATGCCATCATCTTGATATTCGCCAATAAGCAAGACCTTCCGGACGCCATGAAGCCGCATGAAATCCAGGAGAAGCTCGGATTGACCCGCATCAGAGATAGGAATTGGTATGTTCAGCCCTCCTGTGCGACCACAGGTGATGGACTGTATGAGGGCTTGACATGGCTAACCTCAAATTACAAATCTTAA